One region of Polypterus senegalus isolate Bchr_013 chromosome 11, ASM1683550v1, whole genome shotgun sequence genomic DNA includes:
- the drap1 gene encoding dr1-associated corepressor: MPSKKKKYNARFPPARIKKIMQTDEEIGKVAAAVPVIISRALELFLESLLTKACQVTQSRNAKTMTTSHLKQCIELEQQFDFLKDLVAAVPDMQGDNEDNHTEGGEKVSRRGRKPGSGRKNGGAGTKAKDKKQSGTESEQEDDSEDSETEEEEISQSNINQQATARFHSHVAPHFMNLGSAQAGLAMSIGAPVTASPVPSSVSTPVLPAPPHDNDDDDDEDYDS; encoded by the exons GCTAGAATAAAGAAGATTATGCAGACTGATGAAGAGATTGGTAAAGTTGCAGCTGCAGTACCTGTCATTATCT CACGAGCCCTTGAGCTGTTCTTAGAGTCCCTCCTTACAAAGGCATGTCAGGTCACACAATCCAGGAATGCAAAAACAATGACCACATCACATCT GAAGCAGTGCATTGAGCTTGAGCAACAGTTTGACTTTTTGAAGGACCTAGTGGCGGCAGTACCGGATATGCAAGGAGACAATGAGGATAACCACACCGAAGGGGGAGAAAAGGTCTCGCGCAG AGGGAGAAAACCAGGGTCCGGAAGAAAAAATGGTGGTGCTGGCACAAAGGCTAAAGACAAGAAGCAGTCTGGGACTGAATCTGAGCAGGag GATGACTCTGAAGACAGTGAGACAGAAGAGGAAGAAATATCACAGTCAAACATAAACCAACAGGCTACTGCAAGATTTCACAG CCATGTTGCTCCTCATTTTATGAACTTGGGCTCAGCGCAGGCGGGTCTCGCAATGTCAATAGGAGCCCCTGTAACAGCATCACCAGTACCGAGTTCTGTATCCACCCCAGTGCTACCTGCACCACCACATGACAATGACGATGACGATGATGAGGATTATGACTCCTAG